The nucleotide sequence CAGGCTCTTTCTTGAAATCGGCAATTACGTTCTCGCCAAAGATTATCTCCACGCCCAGCGCTACCGCACCTTGCTCGGCCACGCTATGGCCGATGTGCTGGCGGAGGTCGATGTGCTGTGTACGCCGACGCTGCCGATCACCGCGCAGCCGCTCGGCCAGGAAGCCATCGACATTCGCGGTGAGACGGATTCGGTGTTCGGCGCCATCCTGCGCAATACCGAGCCGTTCGACCTGACCGGCCTACCGGCGCTTGTCGTGCCGTGCGGCAACGCCTCGGACGGCATGCCGATGAGCCTGCAAATCGCCGGGCGTCCATTTGACGAATCCGGCGTGCTCAAGGTCGGCCACGCATTTCAGCAGGCGAGCGATTGGCACCTCCGCCGGCCGCCGGACTAAGAAAAGGAAAGACGCGCTATGTCCGCTCGTCCGCAGCGAAAAATTACCAAGATTCTCGTCGCCAACCGCAGTGAAATCGCCATCCGGGTCATGCGCGCGGCGACCGAACTGGGCATCCGCACCGTCGCCATCTATTCGCAGGAGGACCGCTTCGCCCTGCATCGTTTCAAGGCGGATGAAAGCTATTTGGTCGGTGCGGGCAAGGGGCCGGTCGAAGCTTATTTAAGCATCGAGGATGTGCTGCGCATCGCCTGTGACGCTAAAGTTGATGCCATCCATCCGGGCTATGGTCTGCTATCAGAAAACCCGGATTTCGCCGACGCCTGCGCGGCGGCAAATATTCTCTTCATCGGGCCGACGCCGGATGCCATGCGTTTGCTCGGCAACAAGGTCTCGGCGCGGGCCCTCGCTGAGCGTGCCGGCGCGCCGGTCATGCCGGCGACCGGGCCGCTGCCGCACGATCTCGCCGGCGCCCAGGCGTTGGCGGCTGAGGTCGGTTATCCCCTCATGTTGAAGGCCAGTTGGGGCGGCGGCGGGCGCGGTATGCGAGTGATCGAGGACGAAGCCGCGCTGGCCGAGGGGCTCGACGCAGCGCGGCGCGAAGCCGCTGCGGCGTTTGGCAATGATGAGGTCTATCTCGAAAAACTGGTGCGCCGCGCGCGCCATGTCGAGGTGCAGATTTTCGGTGATAGCCACGGCAATATCGTGCATTTGCATGAGCGTGATTGCACCATGCAGCGGCGCAACCAAAAGGTGGTTGAGCGCGCACCGGCACCCTATCTCGATGCTGAGCAGCGCGCCGGTCTGCACAGCGCTGCCGTGCGTATTGGCCATGCGGCGGAGTACAGCAATGCCGGCACCGTCGAATTCCTCATGGATGTCGACACCGGCGCGTTTTATTTCATCGAGGTCAATCCGCGTATTCAGGTCGAGCACACGGTCACCGAAGTGGTAACCGGAATCGATCTGGTGAAGGCCCAGATCCGCATCACCCAGGGCGCGAAAATCGGCACGCCCGAAAGCGGCATGCCCGTGCAGGAAGAAATCCGCGTAAACGGCAATGCCATCCAATGCCGGGTGACGACGGAAGATCCGGAGAATAATTTCATTCCGGATTACGGTCGCCTGACCGCCTATCGCGGCGCCACCGGCTTCGGTATCCGGCTCGACGGCGGCACCGCCTATTCGGGCGCAGTGATCACCCCGTTTTACGATTCTCTGTTGGAGAAAGTAACCGCTTGGGCGCCGACTCCCGACGAAGCGATTGCGCGCATGGACCGGGCGCTGCGGGAGTTCCGCATCCGCGGCGTGCGCACCAATTTGATGTTTCTCGAAACCCTCCTCAGCCATCCCAAATTCCGCGGTGGCGATTACACCACCCGCTTTATTGACGAGACGCCGGAGCTATTCCATTTTGCCAAGCGGCGCGACCGTGCGACGCGGCTGTTACGCTTCATCGGCGAAGTGATCGTGAATGGCAATCCAGAGGTCGCGGGCCGCCCTGTCGGCCCGCAGGCCAGGCTGCCGGTTAAGCCCGCTGGTCCAGGTGCCGGTGGCGGTGAGATACAGCCCGGATCACGCCAGCGCTTGGCCGAACTGGGGCCCGCCGGTTTTGCCACTTGGATGCGTGCTCAGGATCAAGTTTTGATCACCGACACCAGCCTCCGCGATGCCCATCAATCGCTCTTGGCAACTCGTATGCGGAGCTATGATCTGCTGGCGGCGGCACCGGCTTATGCCCGCCTTCTTCCTGATCTGTTGTCGGTCGAATGCTGGGGCGGCGCCACCTTCGACGTGGCGATGCGCTTCCTCAAGGAAGACCCGTGGCAGCGCCTGAGTGCGTTCCGCGAGGCGATGCCCAATCTCCTTCTGCAAATGCTGCTGAGGTCTTCCAACGGCGTCGGCTACACCAACTATCCCGATAATGTTGTGCGCTATTTTGTGCAGCAGGCGGCCGAAGGCGGGATCGATCTGTTCCGGGTTTTCGATTCCCTAAATTGGGTGGAAAACATGCGCGTCGCCATGGATGCGGTGATTGAATCCGGAAAACTATGCGAAGCGGCAATTTGTTACACCGGCGACATTTCTGACCCGGCCCGCTCTAAATACGATCTCGCCTATTATCTCAGCATGGCACGCGAGCTTGAAGCGGCGGGCGCGCACATCATCGCGGTCAAGGATATGGCCGGCCTGTGCAAACCGGCAGCGGCGACCATCCTGATCAAGGCACTCAAACAAGAGACCGACCTGCCGATTCATTTTCATACGCATGACACCAGCGGCATCGCCGCCGCCAGCGTAATCGCCGCGGTCGAAGCCGGCGTTGACGCGGTGGATTTGGCGATGGACGCGCTCTCCGGCTTGACCTCGCAACCGAGCTTCGGCTCGGTCAATTCGGCGCTGGAGCACACGCCGCGCGCCACTGGCCTCGATCAAGGCGCGGTGCGTGAGTTATCGCATTATTGGGAGCAGGTGCGGCGCGGCTATTACGCCTTCGAAAGCGATATTCGCGCCGGCACTTCAGACGTTTACATCCACGCCATGCCGGGCGGGCAGTACACCAATCTCCGGGAGCAGGCGCGTGGGCTCGGCGTTGCCGATGAACGCTGGCCGGAAGTAGCGGCGGCCTATGCCGAGGTCAATGAGATGTTCGGCGATATCGTCAAAGTGACGCCGAGTTCCAAGGTCGTGGGCGATATGGCGCTCTTTATGGTGACCAGCGGCCTGACGCCCAAAGACGTGCAAAATCCGGAGCGTGATATCGCCTTTCCGGAATCGGTGGTGTCGTTTTTCGCCGGCGAATTGGGCCAACCTTACGGTGGCTTCCCGGAGGCATTGCAGAAGAAGGTGCTGAAAGGCCGCGCGCCGTTGACGGTGCGTCCCGGCTCTGTGTTGGCCGATGCGGACCTGTCGGCGCTCCGTGCAGAGGCGGAGCATAAGGTCGGCCGGCATATCCGCGATACCGAATTCGCCTCTTACCTGATGTATCCCACGGTATTTGCCGACTATGCCGCGCACCGCCGGCGCTTTGGCGATCTCAGCGTGCTGCCGACCCAAACTTTCTTCTACGGCATGACGCCGGGCGATGAAGTCACGCTCGATATTGGGCGCGGCCGGCAGTTTATCATCCGCTTTCTGGCTCTTGCGGAGGCCGACGACAAAGGCCGACGCACGGTATTTTTCGAACTCAACGGTCAGCCGCGTACGGTTCAAGTGGAAGATCTAAGCGCCGGCGCAACCCATGAAGCGCTGCCCAAAGCGGAAGAGGGCAATACGGCGCATGTCGCGGCGCCGATGCCGGGCATGGTGGTCAAGGTGTTCCATAGCGCGGGCGAGAAGGTGGCGAAGGGCGACGTGCTGTTTGCCATCGAGGCGATGAAGATGGAGACCGCGGTGCACGCCGAGCGCGCCGGCATCGTGCAGCGTATAGTCACGCAAGCCGGGGTGACGGTCGAGGCCAAAGACCTGATGATGGAATTGGCCGACGAATCTTAACGGGAGCGGAATCATGGCGACGCAAAAAGCGGATCTAACTGAGGCGGCGGAAGCGGTTCTCCTGCGCAGGGACCAGGGCGGCATCACCACGCTGACCTTGAACCGGCCAAAATCCGGCAACAGCCTGTCACATGAATTGGTGCACGCGTTGCAGGCGGCATGGGACGAAATCGATGGCGACGCGAGCGTGCGCGTCGTTGTCCTGGCCGCCTCGGGCCGTTTGTTTTGCACTGGCCACGACCTCAATGAATCGATCGACGCCATGGCAGACCCGCCGGTAAAGCTGGCGGGCAACCGCGCCTGCTCGCGCATGATGCAAAGCATGCTCAAGCTTTCCAAACCGATCATCGCCAAGGTGCACGGCGTGGCGACGGCGGCGGGATGTCAGCTCATGGCGACCTGCGATCTTGCTGTTGCTTCAACCGAAGCGCGTTTCGCCACACCGGGCGTAAACATCGGCCTCTGGTGTCTGTCGCCGCAAGTGGCATTGAGCCGCACCATCGCGCCCAAGCACGCCATGCAGATGCTGCTGACCGGCAAGCTGCACGACGCCGAAACCGCGCTCCGCTTTGGCCTTATCAACGAGGCAGTGGCGCCCGATCAGTTGGACGCGCGGGTCGATGAATTGGCGGCAGAAATCGCCAGCAAATCACCGCATTCCCTCGCCATGGGCAAGCGCTCCTTCTACCGCCAGCTCACCATGCCGCTCGACGAAGCCTATGAGTATGTCGACGAAGTTATCGTCCGCGCCATTCAATCGGAAGACGCGAAAGAGGGAATTTCCGCCTTCCTAGAAAAGCGCAAACCGGAATGGACGGGCCGCTAGGGCTGTTCAGTAATCTCTGTGAGCGCCCGCTGCCGCTTTATACATTTAGCCTATAAAACCGCGATGCCAAGCTGGAGCATGCTCAGCACATGGTTCAGCTGAAATTTCCACGTCCGCCGGTCTCTCAGCTTGCGGCGAGCCACGCCTCCGCGTCTTCAGCCTCTTGGAGTGTAAAACTCTTGATCTCAACGCCGGGGAACAGTGCGCCCTCGATCTCGGCAGCGGTTCGGAGCCAGCTTGCATCGCTGAGGACTGCGCAACGATCAAATTTACCGAGCAGTCCGAATAGCTTCGGAAGGCGCGAGAACTCGACGCCGATGGCCCCGAGGGTCGGTATGGAAAGCTCGGTGATCGTGTAGAGCATCCGCCCGTTGGTTATGTCCTCGGACTTCGCGGTCAAATCGTCGAGAGCAACGCGCATCGTCTCTGAGTCCAACGTTCCGCTGAGCTCGATATCGATGCGGTTCGGCGTCGGTTTGGTAACTGTCAGCATCGGAAACTCCCACAATCGGTGTTTCGAAACGCCGCTCCCCAACTAACCGTGGAGATCGGCTGGCCGCCTGGCGGCACGACTGCTTTGTTGAGCTATGCAGACGTTTGCTACGCGACACCAGCTTAATGTGGCCAACCTCCTTGCGGCAATCAAGGGCTGAAATCACTATTGGCCCCAGGCGGAAGAGCGCGACACTTTCGGTGTCAGTTGAAAAGTATCGATCTATTGGTGGAAATTTTTCGAGCGGCTGGCCGCCCGCTTTCTCCATTTATTTCAGATCGGATAGGCGCTCCGCCGTGACCCCCATGGAAAGCCCCTCTATGTCCTCCCAATTTCTATAGTTACGTTTGATTGCCACGGAGATTTTGTTGCTCATAGCAATGGTCCTAAATGTGCAAATGTGACCCAGATCAATGTAGGGCTCGGCTCCAGCCTTTAGTGTCTTGAGCAATAGTCGGCCGGCGGGAGTTTGCATGATGCGCTCCTGCCTCATGCCAAAGCCGTGCATTTTGGGAGGCCTTTCTCGATGCCACCAATAACTTCCGAGAAGCCCATTGCAGCCGTTCATGTAATTTCTACCGGTTCAGCCGAACAGCATAAGGAGCACCGCTACGGCAGCAAGCTTCCACGAATATGGTGGGCATTGGCGTCACGGAGCTGGGTAGAAGTTCCGATCAATGTTTACGTGATTGAGCATCGCGATGGCCTCGTGTTGTTCGATGCCGGTCTAGATCCAGCGATAGCGTCGGATCCAAACTATGTGACTCAGGCGATCGGCCGATTTTTCCTGCGCAAGGTCTTTCGCATTCACATCGGGCCGGATGACGCGCTAAGCAAAAAGCTTGAAGGACTGGGGCACGCCCCCGCCGACGTCCGCAGGGTCGTCGTCTCCCACCTACACTTCGATCATATTGGCTGTATCAAGGAGGTCTCCCAGGCCGAATTGCTCGTAAGTCGTGAAGAGTGGAAACGGTTATCCAGGCCGCATCCCGAACGGGATTGGATATTGCGCGAGCACGTCGAATTGCCGGGCGCCAACTGGCAGCCGATAGACTTTGTCCCGACCGAGGATGCGTTGATTGCACCCTTCGGAGCTTGTTACGACGTGATGGGGGATGGCTCGATGGTGTTGCTGCCTACCCCCGGCCACACACCGGGGTCCCTATCCATGCTGGTGCGATCGGATGGGTTTCCGCCGCTGCTGCTTGTGGGAGACCTCACCTATGAAGTCGATTTGTTGATGAGAGACCAGGTCCCCGGGGTCGGCGACAAAACTCAGCTGCGGTCGTCCTTCGCCAAAGTTCGTGCCCTAAAAAAGCAATTGCCAGACCTTGTCATCTTGGCAAGCCACGACCCCGCGGCTGAGGGAGCGTTGAGATCAGCATCAAGCTTAATGCAAATCGAGGGAGCTGAAGGTCATGCACATTGATTACGACGTAATCGTGATCGGATCGGGTTTGGGCGGATTGACCGCTGGAGCCCTGTTCGCGAGGGCCGGTCACCGGGTATTGATCCTGGAGCGCAACGCGGAATTCGGCGGGGCGGCGACAACCTATCAGCATGGGTCGTTGACCATTGAAGCCTCGCTGCATGAAACGACCGACCCGCATAATCCGCGCGATTGGAAGTCACGCGCCTTTCGAGCGCTCGGCATCCTCGATGATCTCGAGTTCGTACCCGTTGGTGATTTCTACCAGGTCCGTGGCCGTCTCTTCGACCCGCCGTTCTCTCTGCCGCACGGATTCGATGCGGTAGAGAAGGCGCTGGCCGCACGCTTTCCCAGCCATCGCAAGGCCTTCCGGCGCCTCTTCGAGCGCATGGAAGCGGTCCAGAACGCCACGGCACTGGTGGGCGAGCAGCATGACAGTCTGTGGTGGTTCCTGCATGCGCCCATGCTGCCGTTGAAACTCTGGCCATTATTACGGGGCATGCGGCAGAGCGTGTCCGACGTGTTTACGGAGCTGTTCGGCGACGACGAGTTGCCGAAGATTGCCCTCGCCGCAAATCTGGCGTACCACGCGGACGATCCCGATAAGCTGTGGTGGATCCTGTACGCGGTCCTATGGGGGGAATTCCTTGCCAGTGGCGGGACCTACATCCGGGGCGGCTCGGGAACGCTCAGCCGCCGGCTCGTTGGTGTCGTCGAGGAAGAAGGGGGTGCGGCGCAGTCTGGCCGTACCGTGACCGATATCCTTCTGGACGAAGATGGCCATGCGGTCGGTGTCGCGCATGCGGCATCTGACGGCAGCGATCGCCAAGAGGAACGGGCGCCTGTCCTGTTCGGCAACGCCGCGCCCGCGGTATTGGCGGACGCTCTTCCCCCGGAAGCACGGGAGAGGTTCTCGCGGCAATATGAGGGGCGGAAACAATCGATCTCCCTGTTTACCGTGTCTCTGGGGCTGAACCGGCGCCCCAGCGAGTTGGGGTTCACGCATTACTCCACCATGCTGATTCCCGATTGGCTGGAGTCACTTTCGGATTATTCACGCAGCGCGATATTGCTTGCCGACCCGCCCGCCGAGCGCATGCCGGTCATGAGCGTTGTTGACTACAGCGCTGTCGACAGCGGTCTGAACCCGCAAGGCCCATACCTGGTTTCCGTCGTCGGCGTCGATCGCGTGGCGAACTGGGAGGGGCTCGACGAACAGGCTTACCAGTCCAAACGAGATACTTGGCTTGCCGCGATCATCGCCGAGATCAATCGGACATTCCCCGGATTCGCCGACGCCGTGGTGCAGCGGGAAATGGCGACTGCGCTCACCATGCGGCGCTACCTCAATACGCCCGAAGGTGCTGTTTATGGATTTGCGGCAGAGCCGCCTTCTGGCAGGCGAACAGCGCGCACCGAGAAAGCGGTGGAAACGAACGTTCCCGGGTTGTGGTTGGCATCGGCTTATGGCGGTTTCGGCGGCTTTACCGGCGCAATGATGACGGGTTGGCAGGCGGCGCAGGCGGCATTAAGGGCGAGCCGATAGAACCCTGCTGGTTTTGGTTTGGATCCTGTCTGGGCCTCAGTGAATGCCAGCCTCTGGTAAACCTGTTGAATACTGGCGGAAGGACGGGGATTCGAACGCCGGAGCGACTGTCAGAGAAGCGAGCAACCCTCAATCAGAAGTGATCTGGGAAATGGGGGATAGTATTGTCGGTGCGGTCGGGCATTTCGTTGCACCGATCATGCCGGTAAGCCAGGCCAGCAGCATCTAGCTCAGAATATCGTTGATCACTGTCGCCGAGACGATGGTCTGGCCGATACGGTGATCGAGTAAGTTGAGGTCGTATAGCATTCACACTGTCGCCGGGACTGCGGTTATCGCCAATGCAATGTCGATGAAAAGACATTGCTCGATGCGTAGCGGTGACTCCGGCAGAAAGATCCGTCCCAGCTCCACGCCGAGTGCGCGCGGGAGCACCATGCCGCCGAACGCGACCGCCAGCGACGTTGCTGAGCGCCCGAATACCCTGTGCGGTTGTATCTCCACGCCGACAAACAACATGAGAAAAAACATGCCGAGATCGGTGATGGTATTGAATATCTGGTTGCCGTTGAGACCGGAGAGGGAGGGAAAGGTATCGGGGAATCTGGTACCGACGGCGCTGAGCGAGACGCCGGCGATCAGTTCGCCGATGAGGGAAGATGATGGCGACAGTTGTTCCGCCCCTTCGCCGAAGGCGCGCGTGGCGGCCAGGAGGGTGAGGACGACGTAAAAAGCTCCATCCTAACATTCCGGAGTGCGCCGGCGATCATCGTGGTAGGCGCTGCAATTTTCGAAGCTGTAAGCGCCCTTGCGGAAGGCCGGTGTAAGCGCCGAAGCGCCGCCGGCATCGCGCGGAGCGCGCCGTCAGCTCTGCTCGGGATACCAATATTCCGGTGCCGGGCGCTCAAAATCGGCGGGGCGGTCGATCACTTCGATGGTGGTGCCGCTCGCCTCCAGCGTGTCGTAATAGCAAAAGCGGACGCGCTTCCAACTGCCTTCCATGATCGGCTCGAAGCCGCGCGACCTAAAATTTGCGTGGCATTCGTCCCACGTCATACCGAGATCGCTTAGCAACACGCCGACATGCTGCACGCCTTCTTGGTTGCGCTCCAAATAATCCTTATAGATGCTCGGCCCCTCAAGCGGCTGAATGATTTCCCAATTGAGCGCGCCGGTCCAAGCCAGGGCCAGACGCATACTGAATTTTGCTGGCTTGCCGCGATAGCTGGTGTCGAAGAGGTCCGGCGCGCGGTACTCATTTACCCACCACGGGCCGATGCCGAGTTGATCTGCATAGCGCCGCACCATGGCGTCCAAATCGCGCGTGACGATGCAAATTTGCCGCGTCTCAGGAATGAAATCATTGGCCAGACTAAGTGTCGCGGGATCGGGGCTGGTCATGTCAGGGGCCTCCTTCAACCGGCCTGCACGGCGCGCCAAACGCGCTCCGGCGTGAGCGGCATGTCGATATGCTCGACGCCGCGCACGGCCAGGGCGTCCAACACCGCATTGACCACCGCTGGCACCGACGGAATGCAACCGGCTTCGCCGCAGCCTTTGACGCCGAATACATTTTGGTTGGTGAGCACCTCATTGGTGGCGAGGTAGAACTCCGGCATGTCGTCGGCGCGCGGCATGCAATAATCCATGAACGAACCGCTGATCAATTGGCCGCTCTCGGAATCATAATTGCAGTTTTCGAACACCGCCTGGCCCAATCCCTGAGCGAGGCCGCCATGAATCTGGCCTTCCAGCAACTGCGGATTGACGACGCGGCCGAAATCATTGACCGCGGTGTAGCTATCAAGCGTCAGCGCACCGGTTTCGGGGTCCACTTCTACTTCGCAAATATGACAGCCGTTGGGCAAGGTCGGATCGGAAATCTCCGATTGCGCGCTCTCGTCCAGCCCCGGCGTCATGCCTTCGGGCAAGTTGGTGGCAACGCGGGCCTTCGCGGCAAGCGCCATCACGTCGATTGAGCGGTCGGTCCCGGCGACGGTAAATGCACCGTCGTCGAAGCGGATATCCGCCACCGATGTTTCGAGTAGATGGGCGGCGAGCCGTTTGCCCTTCTCGATGATCTTGTCAGCGCCAAGCTTGACCGCCACACCGACCATATAGGTTGAGCGCGATCCGCCGGTTCCACCGCCTTGCGGCAGACTATCGCTGTCGCCCTCTTCGTAGAAAATCTTGTCGAACGGCACACCGAGGGTCTCGTTGAGGAACTGCGCAAAGATCGTGCTATGGCCCTGGCCGGAGGATTTGGTGCCGGCGGTCAGAGTGACACTGTCGTCGCCATTGAAGCGGATCGATACACTCTCATTCGGATCGCCGACTGTGGATTCGACATAGAGCGCCATGCCGATGCCGCGCAATCTGCCGCGTTCGAGAGCCAGCGCACGGCGCTGATTAAAGCCGAACCAATCGGCAAACTTCATGCAGCTGTCCATGTTCTCTTCGAACTGACCACAATCATATTCGATGCCCATCGGGCTGGTGTAAGGCATCTGCTCTGACGGGATGATGTTGCGGCGGCGAATTTCAATTGCGCCGAGGCCGGTCTCGCGCGCTGCCTTATCAACCAAGCGCTCCACCACATAGACGCTTTCCGGAATGCCGGCGCCGCGGTACGCATCGGTGAATACGGTGTTGGTCAACACGCCGCGCACTTCGGCATGGATCGCCGGCGTGCGGTAGGCATTGGCGAGCATACGGGTGTAGAGAAGGGTCGGGCTGACCGGTCCCAAATTCGATACATAGGCGCCGAGATTGGCTGTGGTGCTGACGCGAATGCCGAGGAAATTGGCTTCTGCGTCGAGCGCCAGTTCGGCATGGGTGACGTGATCGCGCGCCTGAGTGTCGCTGACCATGCCCTCGCCGCGCTCGCTCATCCATCGCACCGGGCGCCCGGTCTTGCGCGCCGCCCAAGCGATCAGCGGTTGCTCGGGGTGGACCATATGTTTCATGCCGAATCCGCCGCCGAGGGCTGGCGAGAGAATGCGCACCGCGTCTTGCTCAACGCTGAGAATATTGGCGACGATGGCACGCGTGTCGAACGGATGCTGGGTATTGGTGTGCAGCGTGTAGCGCCCACTGGCTTGATCGAAAATGCCGAGCGCGCCGCGCGTCTCGATCGGGTTGACGATCACGCGGCTATTCACCAAATCGACCGCGACAACACGCGCTGCATTGTTGAACGCCGCGTCCACGGCGTCGCGGTCGCCATGCTCCCAGACGAAAGACAAATTGCCAGGCGCCTCAGGCCACAGTGTCGGCGCGTCTGGTGCTTCAGCGCGGCCGGTTTCCACCACGCACGGCAGCGCGCGGTATGTCACCGCAATTTGTTCTGCCGCGTCTCGTGCTTGGCTCGACGTCTCGGCAATCACCATCACCACCGCCTCACCGACGTGACGCACGCGCTCCGCAGGCAAAAGGTAATTGGGCGGATAATAGGCACGACTGCCGTCGGGTCGATTTAACGGCACGAAGGCGTCCATGTTGCATGGCACGGTACCGAGCCCGTCGGCTTCGACATCGGCGCCAGTAAAGATCGCCACCACGCCGGGCATCGCCAGAGCTGCGGTGCAATCGATGTTTCCAATTTCCGCATGGGCATGCTCCGAGCGCAAGAAATGTGCGTGCGTCTGGCCGGGCAGGTTGAGGTCATCTTGAAATTTGCCCGCGCCGCGCAGCAAATCATTGTCTTCTTTGCGTTTGACCGATTGTCCGACACCGAATTTTGCCATGTCTTGTTTCTCCCTGTTCCCTGTCACGCCGACCCGTGGCGGTAATAATATGCCAATGCACAAGCCAACGACACGTCGTTGTTTAGTTATTTAGGCCGTGGCGAAGAATCTCTTTGACCGCCCGGATGCGCTGTCACACTCTTTCGCTCCAACATTAACCCACGAGATGAGGATAACCATGGCCGAACCCACATTGGAACAACAAGTCGCACGCTTAACTGCGATCGAGGACATCAAACAGTTGAAGGCGCAGTACTGCGCTTATTGCGATGACGGCTACGACCCAGAGGGTATTGGCGCCCAGTTCGTCGAAGACGGTATCTGGGACGGTGCCGCTTTCGGCCGCCATGTGGGCAGGGCGGCGATAAAGGAGTTTTTCAGCGGTATTTCAGGCGATATCACCTTCGCCGGTCATCTGGTGCTGAACCCGATCATCACTGTGGACGGCGATACCGCCAACGGCAAATGGTGGTTGATCATGCCATGCACCACAAACGAAGATGGCAAGAAGGAAGCGAAATGGTTGGCGGCGGAATATAACGATGACTACGTCAAGCAAGACGGGCGCTGGCTGTTCAAGCATCTCCGTCTAGAAATTAGATTCTTTGCGCCCCATCTCGAGGGCTGGGCGGCGATGACCTAAGAGAGCGCTTGAGCCACCGCACAATATTAGGGGCGCCTCAGGCGCCCCTAATTCGTTGCTCTAAAGATTGGCTGGCGCGCTGCTGATCAGGACTGGCGCTTCATGGCCGCGGAAGCGCTGATATCTGCCTTGAACGGAAAATAGATCTCTTGGTTGCCGGTGATGCCGGTGCGCCGGAAGATAAGGATCAGAAGTAGGATCAGACCAACGCCGACTTCGGCGGAGCTGCTCGGGATGGTGATCCCGGCCACTCCGCTCTCCAGGCGCCGGAGAACGTCGATCACGACGGTGAGCAAGACCACGCCAATCACCGCCCCGGACAGACTTTGCATGCCGCCGACGACGAGCATAGAGAGCGTGATGAAAGTCATGCCGAGATAAAAACTGTCGACCGTCAGCATGCCGAGGAAATGGCCGAACAGGCCACCGGCCATACCGCAGAAGAAAGCGCTCACAACAAAGGCGAGCAACCGTTGCCCAAAGACATTGACGCCGGCCGCCTTGGCAGCGACCTCGTCGTCCCGCGAGGCGCGCAGCGCCAATCCATATTTAGAGCGCGAGTACAAGAATGCCCCGGTGAGTGCGATGACGGCATAGACAT is from Pseudomonadota bacterium and encodes:
- a CDS encoding xanthine dehydrogenase family protein molybdopterin-binding subunit; this encodes MAKFGVGQSVKRKEDNDLLRGAGKFQDDLNLPGQTHAHFLRSEHAHAEIGNIDCTAALAMPGVVAIFTGADVEADGLGTVPCNMDAFVPLNRPDGSRAYYPPNYLLPAERVRHVGEAVVMVIAETSSQARDAAEQIAVTYRALPCVVETGRAEAPDAPTLWPEAPGNLSFVWEHGDRDAVDAAFNNAARVVAVDLVNSRVIVNPIETRGALGIFDQASGRYTLHTNTQHPFDTRAIVANILSVEQDAVRILSPALGGGFGMKHMVHPEQPLIAWAARKTGRPVRWMSERGEGMVSDTQARDHVTHAELALDAEANFLGIRVSTTANLGAYVSNLGPVSPTLLYTRMLANAYRTPAIHAEVRGVLTNTVFTDAYRGAGIPESVYVVERLVDKAARETGLGAIEIRRRNIIPSEQMPYTSPMGIEYDCGQFEENMDSCMKFADWFGFNQRRALALERGRLRGIGMALYVESTVGDPNESVSIRFNGDDSVTLTAGTKSSGQGHSTIFAQFLNETLGVPFDKIFYEEGDSDSLPQGGGTGGSRSTYMVGVAVKLGADKIIEKGKRLAAHLLETSVADIRFDDGAFTVAGTDRSIDVMALAAKARVATNLPEGMTPGLDESAQSEISDPTLPNGCHICEVEVDPETGALTLDSYTAVNDFGRVVNPQLLEGQIHGGLAQGLGQAVFENCNYDSESGQLISGSFMDYCMPRADDMPEFYLATNEVLTNQNVFGVKGCGEAGCIPSVPAVVNAVLDALAVRGVEHIDMPLTPERVWRAVQAG
- a CDS encoding branched-chain amino acid ABC transporter permease yields the protein SIGTFAFMMVLYSAYLRWSTWTSGASSVIGLPTTTTPWVGYVYAVIALTGAFLYSRSKYGLALRASRDDEVAAKAAGVNVFGQRLLAFVVSAFFCGMAGGLFGHFLGMLTVDSFYLGMTFITLSMLVVGGMQSLSGAVIGVVLLTVVIDVLRRLESGVAGITIPSSSAEVGVGLILLLILIFRRTGITGNQEIYFPFKADISASAAMKRQS
- a CDS encoding nuclear transport factor 2 family protein — encoded protein: MAEPTLEQQVARLTAIEDIKQLKAQYCAYCDDGYDPEGIGAQFVEDGIWDGAAFGRHVGRAAIKEFFSGISGDITFAGHLVLNPIITVDGDTANGKWWLIMPCTTNEDGKKEAKWLAAEYNDDYVKQDGRWLFKHLRLEIRFFAPHLEGWAAMT
- a CDS encoding VOC family protein, producing the protein MTSPDPATLSLANDFIPETRQICIVTRDLDAMVRRYADQLGIGPWWVNEYRAPDLFDTSYRGKPAKFSMRLALAWTGALNWEIIQPLEGPSIYKDYLERNQEGVQHVGVLLSDLGMTWDECHANFRSRGFEPIMEGSWKRVRFCYYDTLEASGTTIEVIDRPADFERPAPEYWYPEQS